A window of the Streptomyces sp. NBC_00454 genome harbors these coding sequences:
- a CDS encoding PIG-L family deacetylase has product MPVSRRRFLLATVLPMLTVGVTGALAMAAGQRTAGAHPDTGPETGPGSALAASTTAGSVVQILAHPDDDLFFMNPDLSRSLLAGLPLTSLYLTAGESDGRNEAAGGEAKDPKQPSDRTGYAEARQNGIRAAYAEMVTGDRTSAWRRTAIPTAGGGQAELDVLLAKPHVHLVWLQLREARSAAGDAPDSLHALWNGRIPALAPQLSAATPADRPHTHTKDQVVEAIAGILERYKPTTVRMLDPTPGRYLDSGKYTDHQDHMYAARFAQAAAAAYAARVPVGQRPRFSVQHYLGYHNGTLPHALDPQTAETKIDYLRTYGWQDKQNYCNSPSGCGDRKVAGSPTGHNWAQSLRYARADNASWLVQGAPGRLYAFAALDGQMAVWRRGPGGVTGSGSGSGAWQGPALLPGTGIDPGATTARFPDGRVAVFATRTVFGDRPQDYRREIVYAAQSEPDGPFGAWVPLGTPNSPDEDSTSEISAPSAAVDRDGLLTVYTRDARRTLRARAQQPSGAFGDWQRLGGEDLQGDPVTATDSAGRRHLYSPTTRSVLAWIQPAPGAPLAGPFPTGLPATTVPLTATAEPAGVRLYFRRPDSGVVRTALVTAGTGAAKPSVSSITEAGGRSGYGAVAVAGRLLSGRADSGTISTTGLGGPPAWTESKMLYAGAPAATVEQDGATTTAVLGLDAELHLTTAHPTPTHPTWHRAVQPT; this is encoded by the coding sequence ATGCCCGTTTCCCGCCGACGCTTCCTTCTCGCGACCGTGCTCCCGATGCTCACCGTCGGTGTCACCGGCGCCCTCGCCATGGCCGCCGGCCAGCGGACGGCCGGGGCGCACCCGGACACCGGACCGGAAACCGGACCGGGGTCCGCCCTCGCGGCGAGCACCACCGCCGGATCCGTCGTCCAGATCCTCGCCCACCCCGACGACGACCTGTTCTTCATGAACCCGGACCTCAGCCGCTCCCTGCTGGCCGGCCTCCCGCTCACCTCCCTGTACCTCACCGCCGGCGAGAGCGACGGCCGCAACGAGGCGGCCGGCGGCGAGGCCAAGGACCCCAAGCAGCCGTCCGACCGCACCGGGTACGCGGAGGCCCGGCAGAACGGCATACGCGCCGCCTACGCCGAGATGGTCACCGGAGACCGCACCAGCGCGTGGCGGCGTACGGCCATACCCACCGCGGGCGGCGGTCAGGCCGAGCTCGACGTCCTCCTCGCGAAACCGCACGTCCACCTGGTCTGGCTGCAGCTGCGCGAGGCCCGCTCGGCCGCCGGGGACGCCCCGGACAGCCTGCACGCGCTGTGGAACGGCCGGATACCGGCGCTCGCCCCCCAGCTCTCGGCCGCGACCCCGGCCGATCGTCCGCACACGCACACCAAGGACCAGGTCGTCGAGGCGATAGCCGGGATCCTGGAGCGGTACAAGCCGACGACGGTACGGATGCTGGATCCGACGCCGGGACGGTACCTGGACAGCGGCAAGTACACCGACCACCAGGACCACATGTACGCGGCCCGGTTCGCGCAGGCCGCGGCCGCCGCGTACGCCGCGCGGGTCCCGGTCGGGCAGCGGCCCCGGTTCTCCGTCCAGCACTACCTCGGCTACCACAACGGCACGCTGCCGCACGCGCTGGACCCGCAGACTGCCGAAACGAAGATCGACTACCTGCGCACGTACGGCTGGCAGGACAAGCAGAACTACTGCAACTCCCCCTCCGGCTGCGGCGACCGCAAGGTCGCGGGCAGCCCGACCGGCCACAACTGGGCCCAGTCGCTGCGCTACGCCCGCGCCGACAACGCCTCCTGGCTGGTCCAGGGCGCGCCCGGCCGCCTGTACGCCTTCGCTGCCCTCGACGGCCAGATGGCCGTCTGGAGGCGCGGCCCGGGCGGGGTCACGGGGTCGGGGTCGGGGTCGGGCGCCTGGCAGGGTCCGGCCCTCCTCCCCGGCACCGGCATCGACCCGGGCGCCACCACCGCCCGCTTCCCCGACGGGCGCGTCGCCGTCTTCGCCACCCGGACCGTCTTCGGCGACCGGCCCCAGGACTACCGGCGCGAGATCGTCTACGCCGCCCAGTCCGAGCCCGACGGCCCGTTCGGGGCGTGGGTCCCGCTCGGAACCCCCAACAGCCCGGACGAGGACAGCACCTCGGAGATCAGCGCACCCTCGGCGGCCGTGGACCGGGACGGGCTCCTGACCGTGTACACCCGCGACGCCCGCCGCACCCTGCGCGCCCGCGCCCAGCAGCCCTCGGGCGCCTTCGGCGACTGGCAGCGCCTGGGCGGCGAGGACCTCCAGGGCGACCCGGTGACGGCCACCGACTCCGCCGGGCGGCGCCACCTCTACTCCCCCACCACCCGGTCCGTACTCGCCTGGATCCAGCCCGCCCCGGGCGCCCCGCTGGCCGGCCCCTTCCCGACCGGGCTCCCGGCCACCACCGTCCCCCTGACCGCCACCGCGGAGCCCGCGGGCGTCCGCCTCTACTTCCGGCGCCCCGACTCCGGGGTCGTGCGCACCGCCCTGGTCACCGCGGGCACCGGCGCCGCCAAACCGTCCGTCTCCAGCATCACGGAGGCCGGCGGCCGATCCGGCTACGGTGCGGTCGCCGTGGCCGGCCGCCTCCTGTCGGGCCGCGCCGACTCGGGCACCATCAGCACCACGGGCCTCGGCGGCCCGCCCGCGTGGACGGAGTCCAAGATGCTCTACGCGGGCGCCCCGGCCGCCACCGTGGAACAGGACGGCGCCACCACCACGGCAGTCCTGGGCCTGGACGCGGAACTCCACCTCACCACCGCCCACCCCACCCCCACCCACCCCACCTGGCACCGCGCGGTCCAGCCCACATAA
- the glnA gene encoding type I glutamate--ammonia ligase, producing the protein MDKQQEFVLRTLEERDIRFVRLWFTDVLGFLKSVAVAPAELEQAFDEGIGFDGSAIEGFARVYESDMIAKPDPSTFQILPWRAEAPGTARMFCDILMPDGSPSYADPRYVLKRILNKTSDLGFTFYTHPEIEFFLLKDKPLDGTRPTPADNSGYFDHTPQNVGMDFRRQAITMLESMGISVEFSHHEGAPGQQEIDLRYADALSTADNIMTFRLVMKQVALEQGVQATFMPKPFSEYPGSGMHTHLSLFEGDRNAFYESGAEYQLSKVGRSFIAGLLRHAAETAAVTNQWVNSYKRIWGGSSRTAGSGGEAPSYICWGHNNRSALIRVPMYKPGKTGSSRVEVRSIDSGANPYLTYAVLLAAGLKGIEEGYELPAGADDDVWALSDAERRAMGIEPLPQNLGEAIALMERSELVAETLGEHVFDFFLRNKKQEWEEYRSEVTAFELRKMMPVL; encoded by the coding sequence ATGGACAAGCAGCAGGAATTCGTCCTCCGGACGCTCGAGGAGCGCGACATCCGCTTCGTGCGCCTGTGGTTCACCGACGTACTGGGCTTCCTCAAGTCCGTCGCGGTCGCGCCGGCGGAGCTGGAGCAGGCCTTTGACGAGGGGATCGGCTTCGACGGTTCGGCGATCGAGGGGTTCGCGCGGGTCTACGAATCCGACATGATCGCCAAGCCGGACCCGAGCACGTTCCAGATACTGCCGTGGCGCGCGGAGGCCCCCGGAACCGCCCGGATGTTCTGCGACATCCTGATGCCGGACGGCTCCCCGTCGTACGCGGACCCCCGCTACGTCCTCAAGCGCATCCTGAACAAGACCTCCGACCTCGGCTTCACCTTCTACACCCACCCCGAGATCGAGTTCTTCCTGCTGAAGGACAAGCCGCTCGACGGCACCCGCCCGACCCCCGCGGACAACTCCGGCTATTTCGACCACACTCCGCAGAACGTGGGCATGGACTTCCGCCGCCAGGCGATCACGATGCTCGAATCCATGGGCATCTCGGTCGAGTTCAGCCACCACGAGGGCGCCCCGGGCCAGCAGGAGATCGACCTGCGCTACGCCGACGCCCTCTCCACGGCCGACAACATCATGACCTTCCGCCTGGTGATGAAGCAGGTCGCCCTCGAACAGGGCGTCCAGGCCACCTTCATGCCGAAGCCCTTCTCGGAGTACCCGGGTTCGGGCATGCACACCCACCTCTCCCTCTTCGAGGGCGACCGCAACGCCTTCTACGAGTCGGGCGCCGAGTACCAGCTCTCGAAGGTGGGCCGCTCCTTCATCGCGGGCCTCCTGCGCCACGCCGCCGAAACGGCCGCGGTCACCAACCAGTGGGTCAACTCCTACAAGCGCATCTGGGGCGGCTCCTCCCGCACCGCCGGCTCGGGCGGCGAGGCCCCCTCGTACATCTGCTGGGGCCACAACAACCGCTCGGCCCTGATCCGCGTCCCGATGTACAAGCCCGGCAAGACCGGCTCCTCGCGCGTCGAGGTCCGCTCGATCGACTCGGGCGCCAACCCCTACCTCACCTACGCCGTCCTCCTGGCCGCGGGCCTCAAGGGCATCGAGGAGGGCTACGAACTCCCGGCCGGCGCCGACGACGACGTCTGGGCCCTCTCCGACGCCGAACGCCGCGCGATGGGCATCGAACCCCTCCCGCAGAACCTCGGCGAGGCCATCGCCCTGATGGAGCGCAGCGAACTGGTCGCCGAAACCCTCGGCGAGCACGTCTTCGACTTCTTCCTCCGCAACAAGAAGCAGGAGTGGGAGGAGTACCGGAGCGAGGTCACCGCTTTTGAGCTCCGCAAGATGATGCCGGTGCTGTAG
- a CDS encoding DUF3105 domain-containing protein, translated as MASNRTDNNSRQARIAEMRRADRANDRRNKAIAITVSAAVVTSLIGFGAWVMIDQQNKKDAKVAAAKAPVDGERNWDVKTLGRKHVETPVKYEMNPPVGGDHNPRWMNCNGDVYKNQLPEVNAVHSLEHGAVWVTYNEKADKADVEKLAGTVSKTPYTLMSPDKEQAGTIMLSAWGKQLTVDKADDPRVAQFFTKYVQGPQTPEPGAACTNGLADK; from the coding sequence ATGGCCAGCAACAGGACCGACAACAACTCCCGCCAGGCGCGCATAGCCGAGATGCGCCGGGCCGACAGGGCGAACGACCGGCGCAACAAGGCCATCGCGATCACCGTCTCGGCGGCCGTCGTCACCAGCCTGATCGGCTTCGGCGCGTGGGTGATGATCGACCAGCAGAACAAGAAGGACGCGAAGGTGGCGGCCGCCAAGGCTCCGGTCGACGGCGAGCGGAACTGGGACGTCAAGACGCTGGGCCGCAAGCACGTGGAAACCCCGGTGAAGTACGAGATGAACCCGCCCGTCGGCGGCGACCACAACCCCCGCTGGATGAACTGCAACGGGGACGTCTACAAGAACCAGCTTCCCGAGGTGAACGCGGTCCACTCGCTCGAACACGGCGCCGTCTGGGTGACGTACAACGAGAAGGCCGACAAGGCCGACGTCGAGAAGCTCGCCGGGACCGTCAGCAAGACCCCGTACACGCTGATGAGCCCCGACAAGGAGCAGGCCGGCACGATCATGCTCAGCGCGTGGGGCAAGCAGCTGACCGTGGACAAGGCGGACGACCCGCGGGTGGCCCAGTTCTTCACCAAGTACGTCCAGGGCCCGCAGACCCCCGAGCCGGGCGCGGCCTGCACGAACGGGCTGGCCGACAAGTGA
- a CDS encoding DUF305 domain-containing protein encodes MLFAVGATVAAASGDEGAGGSGGGSLAGTSSRAPALYSADAGFARDMSVHHQQAVEMSFIVRDRTKDEAVRSLAYDIANTQANQRGMMLGWLDLWGLPKVVADEPPMSWMETGSGSGSDASMSAMPGMEGMAGHDMGGAVTKPGALMPGMATKEELAALGSAEGRDAEVLYLRLMTEHHKGGVAMAKGCAAQCRTPAERALAEGMVAAQQSELALMADMLKQRGAEPTG; translated from the coding sequence CTGCTCTTCGCGGTCGGCGCCACCGTCGCCGCCGCGAGCGGGGACGAAGGCGCGGGCGGATCCGGTGGCGGCTCCTTGGCCGGTACGTCCTCCCGTGCCCCGGCGCTCTACTCCGCCGACGCGGGCTTCGCCCGGGACATGTCCGTGCACCACCAGCAGGCGGTGGAGATGTCCTTCATCGTGCGCGACCGCACGAAGGACGAGGCGGTACGCAGCCTCGCGTACGACATAGCCAACACGCAGGCCAACCAGCGCGGCATGATGCTGGGCTGGCTGGACCTGTGGGGGCTGCCGAAGGTGGTGGCCGACGAGCCGCCGATGTCGTGGATGGAGACGGGATCGGGGTCCGGATCCGATGCCTCCATGTCCGCCATGCCCGGCATGGAGGGGATGGCGGGGCACGACATGGGCGGGGCCGTGACCAAGCCCGGCGCCCTGATGCCCGGCATGGCCACCAAGGAGGAGCTGGCCGCGCTGGGCTCCGCCGAGGGCCGCGACGCCGAGGTGCTCTACCTCCGGCTGATGACCGAGCACCACAAGGGCGGCGTCGCCATGGCGAAGGGGTGCGCCGCGCAGTGCCGGACCCCCGCCGAGCGGGCGCTGGCCGAGGGCATGGTGGCGGCGCAGCAGTCGGAGCTCGCCCTGATGGCCGACATGCTGAAGCAGCGCGGGGCCGAGCCGACAGGGTGA
- a CDS encoding CBS domain-containing protein — MTTAGEIMHPGAQWIPATETLDRAAQLMARLNVGALPISDASERLCGILTDRDIVVGCVAKGHDPSKITAGDMAKGTPRWIDAGADVSEVLHEMQGHQIRRLPVIKDKRLVGMISEADLAKHLSEEQIAGWAEAVYAKG; from the coding sequence ATGACCACCGCCGGAGAGATCATGCACCCCGGGGCCCAGTGGATCCCCGCCACCGAGACCCTCGACCGGGCGGCTCAGCTCATGGCCCGCCTCAACGTGGGCGCACTGCCCATCAGCGACGCCAGCGAACGGCTCTGCGGCATCCTGACCGACCGCGACATCGTCGTGGGCTGTGTGGCCAAGGGGCACGACCCGTCGAAGATCACGGCGGGCGACATGGCCAAGGGCACCCCGCGCTGGATCGACGCGGGCGCGGACGTCTCCGAGGTGCTCCACGAGATGCAGGGCCACCAGATCCGCCGGCTCCCCGTCATCAAGGACAAGCGGCTGGTCGGCATGATCAGCGAGGCCGATCTGGCCAAGCACCTGTCCGAGGAGCAGATAGCAGGCTGGGCGGAAGCGGTCTACGCCAAGGGCTAG
- a CDS encoding alpha/beta fold hydrolase: MTGVFVRVGGVPLHVVVEGSGPPVVLSAGLAMAWFDWDSVAELLVAAGRTVIRFDRPGHGLSAPAARPPSAAGEADRIAGLLDALGLGGVPVTLAGHSIAGFHAEAFARLYPGRTAAVVLVDGSVEERPRTVLPASVRTAAARVLGVALTAAGVPAALGPTARRAAVRGSRAGGADPAAPDLVRRCYRTGRVWRGILLENSRYPDVAAEVLALRAEHPLTVPATVLAGYDGTARGPALAWLARQAELADRIGARFEVADPAGHLVMLDRPHQVARAVLGAPEPTGSRATWSDLERPRAV; the protein is encoded by the coding sequence GTGACCGGTGTGTTCGTGCGCGTCGGGGGAGTACCGCTGCACGTCGTGGTCGAGGGCAGCGGTCCGCCCGTGGTGCTCAGCGCCGGGCTCGCCATGGCCTGGTTCGACTGGGATTCCGTGGCCGAGCTGCTCGTCGCCGCCGGCCGCACCGTCATCCGCTTCGACCGGCCGGGGCACGGGCTCAGCGCCCCCGCCGCCCGGCCGCCGAGCGCCGCGGGAGAGGCCGACCGGATCGCCGGGCTGCTGGACGCGCTGGGACTGGGCGGGGTCCCCGTCACCCTTGCCGGGCACTCCATCGCCGGTTTCCACGCCGAAGCCTTCGCCCGGCTGTACCCGGGGCGCACCGCGGCCGTCGTACTGGTCGACGGCAGCGTCGAGGAGCGCCCCCGCACCGTCCTCCCGGCGTCCGTGCGGACCGCCGCCGCGCGTGTCCTCGGCGTGGCCCTGACCGCCGCGGGAGTGCCCGCCGCGCTGGGGCCGACGGCCCGGCGGGCCGCCGTACGGGGCTCCCGCGCGGGCGGCGCGGACCCGGCCGCGCCCGATCTCGTACGCCGCTGCTACCGGACCGGCCGCGTCTGGCGCGGGATCCTGCTGGAGAACTCCCGCTACCCGGACGTCGCCGCCGAGGTGCTGGCGTTGCGCGCGGAGCACCCGCTGACCGTGCCGGCCACCGTCCTGGCCGGCTACGACGGCACCGCGCGCGGCCCGGCGCTGGCCTGGCTGGCCCGTCAGGCGGAGCTGGCCGACCGGATCGGCGCCCGCTTCGAGGTCGCGGACCCGGCGGGCCACCTGGTCATGCTGGACCGCCCGCACCAGGTGGCACGGGCGGTCCTCGGCGCACCGGAGCCGACAGGGTCCAGGGCGACCTGGAGCGACCTGGAGCGACCTAGGGCGGTCTAG
- a CDS encoding DUF998 domain-containing protein, which translates to MLIGLGAAAYTAWVLEVVLSTGLNPIETYVSELAAQDQPLGGLFRATDFTAGLLAFFGGLLALARLPRHAESRRFWSVTGWAGVTLFGASTAADAWLPLSCAPTVDPVCAARETAGLVPATHQAHAISSSLAMTGALVGIVALTVAARRYSRFAPLARFGPALVGLELAATVWTLAAIAMFTAGHGTWALGAGQRLQVLFVAVWLGLLAYSVHKERRT; encoded by the coding sequence CTGCTCATCGGCCTCGGCGCCGCCGCCTACACCGCGTGGGTCCTCGAAGTCGTGCTCTCCACGGGCCTCAACCCCATCGAGACGTACGTCAGCGAACTCGCCGCCCAGGACCAGCCGCTCGGCGGCCTGTTCCGGGCCACCGACTTCACCGCGGGCCTCCTCGCCTTCTTCGGCGGCCTCCTGGCCCTGGCCCGCCTCCCGCGGCACGCCGAATCCCGCCGCTTCTGGTCCGTCACCGGCTGGGCCGGAGTCACCCTCTTCGGCGCGTCCACCGCCGCCGACGCCTGGCTGCCGCTCAGCTGCGCGCCGACCGTGGACCCCGTGTGCGCGGCCCGGGAGACCGCCGGACTGGTCCCCGCCACCCATCAGGCCCATGCCATCAGCAGCAGCCTCGCGATGACGGGCGCGCTCGTCGGGATAGTGGCCCTCACGGTCGCCGCCCGCCGCTACAGCCGCTTCGCCCCGCTCGCCCGGTTCGGCCCCGCGCTCGTCGGGCTGGAGCTGGCCGCCACCGTCTGGACCCTGGCCGCCATCGCCATGTTCACCGCCGGGCACGGCACCTGGGCCCTCGGTGCGGGGCAGCGGCTCCAGGTGCTGTTCGTGGCCGTGTGGCTCGGCCTGCTCGCCTACTCCGTACACAAGGAGCGCCGCACGTGA
- a CDS encoding multicopper oxidase family protein, with the protein MRSPFSPTSSPNPNPNPSTSPTPPPSRRAVLGAGAALAGSGLLAACSGSGSGMAGMDHGSGSMDGGSSRATPGGYVDPAGPEVRAAEAARKATGPRTEVRLTATATPIDLGGGRSVRTWAYGDRLPGQEVRVTAGGTLALTLANNLPEATSLHWHGLALRNDMDGVPGLTQRDVAPGGSFTYEFAVPHPGTYWFHPHSGVQQDRGLYAPLIVEDPKEPLSYDKEWVVVLDDWLDGVDGSTPDSVLAELRKGMDMGSGGGGHAGHGSMNMPAAPASPSAPASGGPSRVLMGGDSEVLGKDAGDVAYPHYLVNGRTPEDPSVFTARPGDRIRLRIVNAGGDTAFRIALGGHELTVTHTDGFPVEHTSARSLLLGMGERYDVLVTAGDGVFPLTALAEGKGESASALALLRTGSGAAPTAATRPAELSGRPLTAEGLKAAGPVALAAREPDRTVRIKLTGGMSKYDWAFDGKPYAPDQRHPVKAGERVRLEFNNSTTMWHPLHLHGHTFALGGGAVGARKDTAAILPGGKLTVDFDADNPGLWMVHCHNVYHSEAGMMTVLGYQR; encoded by the coding sequence ATGCGTTCCCCCTTCTCGCCCACTTCCTCCCCGAACCCGAACCCGAACCCGTCCACGTCTCCAACCCCGCCCCCGTCCCGCCGCGCCGTGCTCGGCGCCGGCGCGGCCCTCGCCGGCTCCGGGCTGCTCGCCGCCTGTTCGGGCTCCGGATCCGGCATGGCCGGCATGGACCACGGCTCCGGCTCCATGGACGGCGGCTCCTCCCGCGCCACCCCCGGCGGCTACGTGGACCCGGCCGGCCCCGAAGTCCGGGCCGCCGAGGCCGCCCGCAAGGCCACCGGCCCGCGCACCGAGGTCCGGCTGACGGCCACCGCCACCCCGATCGACCTCGGCGGCGGCCGTTCCGTGCGCACCTGGGCGTACGGGGACCGGCTCCCCGGCCAGGAAGTGCGGGTCACCGCGGGCGGCACCCTCGCCCTGACCCTGGCCAACAACCTCCCGGAGGCCACCTCCCTGCACTGGCACGGCCTGGCCCTGCGCAACGACATGGACGGGGTCCCGGGGCTGACCCAGCGGGACGTCGCCCCGGGCGGCTCGTTCACCTACGAGTTCGCCGTCCCGCACCCGGGGACGTACTGGTTCCACCCCCACTCCGGGGTCCAGCAGGACCGCGGGCTGTACGCGCCGCTGATCGTCGAGGACCCCAAGGAGCCCCTGTCCTACGACAAGGAGTGGGTGGTGGTCCTGGACGACTGGCTCGACGGGGTGGACGGCTCCACCCCCGACTCCGTGCTCGCCGAGCTCCGCAAGGGCATGGACATGGGCTCGGGGGGCGGCGGCCATGCGGGCCACGGCTCCATGAACATGCCCGCCGCCCCCGCGAGCCCCTCGGCCCCGGCCTCCGGCGGCCCGTCCCGGGTGCTCATGGGCGGCGACAGCGAGGTCCTCGGCAAGGACGCGGGCGATGTCGCGTACCCGCACTACCTGGTCAACGGCCGCACCCCCGAGGACCCTTCGGTCTTCACCGCCCGCCCCGGCGACCGGATCCGGCTCCGCATCGTCAACGCGGGCGGGGACACCGCCTTCCGGATCGCCCTGGGCGGCCACGAGCTGACGGTCACCCACACCGACGGGTTCCCGGTCGAGCACACCTCGGCGCGCTCGCTGCTCCTGGGCATGGGCGAGCGGTACGACGTCCTGGTGACGGCGGGCGACGGGGTGTTCCCGCTGACCGCGCTCGCCGAGGGCAAGGGGGAATCAGCGTCGGCGCTCGCGCTGCTGCGCACCGGCTCGGGGGCGGCGCCGACCGCCGCGACCCGGCCCGCCGAGCTGTCCGGGCGGCCGCTGACGGCGGAAGGCCTCAAGGCCGCCGGGCCGGTGGCGCTCGCCGCGCGCGAGCCGGACCGTACGGTGCGGATCAAACTGACCGGCGGCATGTCCAAGTACGACTGGGCCTTCGACGGCAAGCCGTACGCGCCGGACCAGCGTCATCCGGTGAAGGCCGGGGAACGGGTCCGGCTGGAGTTCAACAACTCCACAACGATGTGGCACCCGCTCCACCTGCACGGGCACACCTTCGCGCTCGGCGGCGGGGCGGTCGGGGCCCGCAAGGACACGGCGGCGATCCTGCCCGGCGGAAAGCTGACGGTGGACTTCGACGCCGACAACCCCGGCCTGTGGATGGTGCATTGCCACAACGTCTACCACTCGGAGGCCGGGATGATGACGGTCCTCGGCTACCAGCGCTAG